The proteins below are encoded in one region of Sulfolobus islandicus Y.N.15.51:
- a CDS encoding adenylosuccinate synthetase, with protein MLELIVGGFFGDEGKGKVAAYLGIKDKPKLSVRTGSINAGHTVTYSGKIWKLRIIPSAFVNKSTELALAPGALTSLDVLFKEMRETETYDRLYIDSHVGIITEDEVREEKNDPYLMNVIGSTGQGVGYAESKRILRKLKLAKDYKELEKFVIDVPSKILDYLENGYNILIEGTQGHYLSLYHGEYPYVTSRNTTASGILSEAGIGPKYVDHIIITFKSYVTRVGKGPLEGELTEEEAKKLGLAEYGTVTGRLRRVAPFNTKLAREAIRINSATIVAITKLDALFKDAYRVREYEKLPTEAKKWLDELEEELKTPIGLIGTGEDAYDMIDLREEVK; from the coding sequence ATGCTAGAATTAATTGTTGGAGGATTTTTTGGTGATGAAGGAAAGGGAAAAGTAGCAGCTTATTTAGGTATTAAAGATAAACCAAAATTAAGTGTGAGAACAGGGTCTATTAATGCTGGCCATACAGTTACGTATTCAGGAAAGATATGGAAGCTAAGGATTATCCCATCTGCATTTGTAAATAAATCCACTGAATTAGCTCTAGCTCCCGGGGCACTTACGTCATTAGACGTCCTATTTAAAGAGATGAGGGAAACTGAAACTTATGATAGATTATATATTGATTCACATGTTGGAATTATAACTGAAGATGAGGTAAGAGAGGAGAAAAACGATCCGTATCTTATGAATGTAATTGGGAGCACTGGCCAAGGCGTCGGATATGCGGAGAGTAAAAGAATATTAAGAAAGTTAAAGTTAGCAAAGGATTATAAAGAACTTGAAAAGTTCGTCATAGATGTTCCTAGTAAAATATTGGATTATTTAGAGAATGGTTACAATATCCTTATAGAAGGAACTCAAGGACATTATCTAAGTCTATACCACGGCGAATATCCATATGTAACTAGTAGAAATACTACTGCATCAGGAATATTAAGCGAGGCCGGAATAGGACCAAAATATGTGGATCACATAATAATTACCTTCAAGAGCTACGTTACCAGAGTAGGAAAAGGCCCACTAGAGGGTGAGTTAACAGAAGAAGAGGCAAAAAAACTTGGTTTGGCAGAATATGGTACAGTAACTGGGAGATTGAGGAGAGTTGCACCATTTAATACTAAACTTGCAAGAGAAGCCATTAGAATAAATTCAGCTACAATAGTCGCCATAACCAAATTAGACGCCCTATTTAAGGATGCGTATAGAGTCAGAGAATATGAAAAACTACCCACTGAAGCCAAGAAATGGTTAGATGAACTAGAAGAAGAACTAAAAACACCTATTGGACTTATTGGCACTGGAGAAGATGCATACGACATGATAGATCTTAGAGAGGAGGTGAAGTAA
- a CDS encoding formate--phosphoribosylaminoimidazolecarboxamide ligase family protein: MNVKIAALASHSALDVFDGAKDEGFQTIGLCKKGRERPYLEFKAIMDKCMILDDFKEIISDKVQDSLLSENAIIVPNRSLAVYVGYDGIENMKTKVFGNRYMLRWEERVGEKNYYKILNEAKISIPKLFKPEEIDRPVIVKLPEAKRKVERGFFFAVNKEDFEVKLNELLRNNVIDNKGLKNMVIEEFVFGAHFNLNYFYSPIFNRLELISVDRRIQSDWDSLYRLPADIQIKLGRIPRLIEVGHEPVTIRESLLEKVFEIGYRFVEATQKLEPPGIIGPFTLQVMVTPDLDLVVYDVAPRIGGGTNAYMGIGSQYSKFYFGKPISLGRRIALEIKHAIINNLTEKILT, from the coding sequence ATGAATGTCAAGATAGCTGCACTAGCTAGCCATTCTGCACTTGACGTTTTCGATGGAGCTAAAGATGAAGGTTTTCAAACAATAGGGCTGTGTAAAAAAGGAAGAGAAAGGCCTTATTTGGAATTTAAAGCAATCATGGATAAATGTATGATCTTGGATGATTTTAAAGAAATAATCTCGGATAAGGTGCAAGATAGTTTACTCAGCGAAAATGCAATAATTGTTCCTAATAGGAGCTTAGCGGTTTATGTAGGTTATGATGGAATAGAAAACATGAAAACAAAAGTCTTTGGCAACAGATATATGTTACGATGGGAAGAAAGAGTAGGCGAAAAGAATTATTATAAAATACTAAATGAGGCGAAAATCTCTATACCCAAATTATTCAAACCAGAAGAGATCGATAGACCAGTAATAGTTAAACTACCTGAGGCTAAAAGGAAAGTTGAAAGAGGATTCTTTTTTGCTGTAAACAAGGAAGATTTTGAAGTTAAACTTAACGAATTATTAAGAAATAACGTAATAGATAATAAAGGTTTAAAAAATATGGTAATAGAGGAATTCGTGTTCGGAGCTCACTTTAATCTTAACTACTTCTACAGCCCAATATTTAATAGACTAGAACTAATAAGCGTGGATAGAAGAATTCAAAGTGATTGGGATAGCTTATATAGATTGCCTGCTGACATACAAATAAAATTAGGTAGGATACCAAGACTGATAGAGGTTGGCCATGAGCCAGTAACAATAAGAGAAAGTCTATTAGAAAAAGTCTTTGAGATAGGATATAGATTTGTAGAGGCCACACAAAAACTTGAACCTCCCGGAATAATAGGACCCTTTACTCTACAAGTTATGGTGACTCCAGATTTAGATCTTGTCGTATACGATGTCGCTCCAAGAATTGGGGGTGGTACAAATGCATATATGGGAATTGGGAGTCAATACTCTAAATTTTACTTCGGAAAGCCAATAAGTTTAGGAAGAAGAATAGCATTAGAGATAAAGCACGCTATAATAAATAATCTTACTGAAAAAATACTAACTTAA